The Algoriphagus halophilus sequence ACAGATTCTACGGTAACTCCACTTGCAATTCAAATGAAAGATGAATCCAGTTATTTTCATCACTATCAGGAACTTATTCATTTGAGGAATTCTACTCCAGCCTTGGCTATTGGAAGTTTAGAAAAGTCCACAGAAAATTACCCTAAATCAATCATGGCATTCAATAGGGTGTTGGGAGACCAAAATTTAATGGTGATTCACAATGTGGGGAAAAAGCCTGTTCAATTGCCAATTCCAAGCGATTTTCAAACGGTTGTTTATGAATTGGGAAGCGTAAAGTGGAAAGGAAATGAGCTAAGTCTTGGCAAAAACGCCTCAGTGGTACTATCAAAATAAAAGGGACTCTTTTGGAGTCCTTATCATATTTATTTACGTAGAAAGAATTTTTGCGACTCTAAAATCTTCCTCATCCACCGGTTTAAAAGTTAAAAGTACATTTGGTCATTTAAAACTATCCAAGTATGACTTTTTACTGATTTTTGTATTTTTTAAATAAAAATTAGGTCAACTATAAATTTTTTATATGATTATCTATTCAATTTTATAAACTTAATTATTTATGAAAAATCTTAAAAAATTAGCAAAACCTTTGTTTTTATTCGTTTTCGTAGGAGCCATGTCGGTGACTTTTTCAGCGGTTGCTGCTGATTGTTGAGCTTCAAATGACAAAGGATGTACCGATAGATTAGGAACTAACTATCCGTTTGATAGAGATGGAACTCCAAATTGTGACCCTCCTGTTGAAGTTTAATTAATTCAAATAGTTGCGCAATAGATCATGCGCAACTATTCCTTTTTAAAAAGTTAATAGCAAATCCTTTAATAAAGCATATTGTACTAAAGTCTTATCTATACTTATTACAAGTAGAGGGATTTCATTCGATCCCTCGGTACTCCAGATTCTTGTAAATGAATTAGAAGGATTTTTAATACCGGATCAACTGTATATCAATAGTTTTAATTATGAAAATCAAATTTTTCTTATTCATCCTCCATACCATCTTATTAGGTTCAGTATCCTGCTCTGATAGAGAAGAAGTCATAGAAATAGTCGAGCTAAAATCTAAGAAATTCTATTTCGAGGAGATAAAAATTCCCATGTTGATACAGTCCAAGAAAGGTAAATTGGTGGTTTCAGAACATCCGCGAATAGCTCCTGGTTTACCGCTTTTACATGTCGTAAACGGAGGTGATATGACCTATGAATTTTCACATGGAAAGGTTGGTTTTGGTCCGGGAGAGCTATCTGATGTTTCTGGATTTGATCTTGGCAGTAATGACTCTACCTTTTGGGTTTATAGTGCTATGGAGAAACGAATAAGTGAGTTTTCACTTTTTGAATCATCCGATCTTGCTAAAGACCAGATAAAACAGCCGGAAAATTTTTTTAAAGCGACAGATTGTCTTTTTCTGACGGATTCAACGTTTTTAGGGATGTTTGTTGATTCTCCTCATCGATTGGTTGAATTTGGCTTTGACAATGATTTTGAAAAAGGCTATGGGACGCTAGAAAATTTCACAGCCAGGAATGACTTAGATAATTATAATTTATCCCAGATAAATTCAGGCTGGTTTAGGTCAAATGAAGATAAATCGATCTTTGCTATCGCATGTATTTATTATGATAAGCTCGAAGTGTTTAATTCAAAAACAAAGGAATTTAAAACTATTTATGGGCCTGATCTTGAAGTCTTTGATTTTGAAGTTAAATATAAAACCAGTGGACCTTCACTGCTTTTTCCTTGGGAAGCTCCTTACCAGTACAGAGACATCGCCATCACGAATGATCGAATTTATGCCCTTTATGGTGGTATCAGTGAGCCAGAAATCTCTCAAACATCTGAGATAGCGAGGATTATAAGAGTTTATGATCTGGATGGTAATTTGTTGGAACTGTACCATTTAGATAGATCACTTCGAAGTATCGAATTGGATATAGAGAATGAAAAGATATACGGAATCACCACAGATAGTGATCCTGGTATTGCTTTCTTTAAACTTCCTTGAATCAAAAAAACTCCGGAAAATAAACTTCCGGAGTTTTTTAATTTGGAATCTTAATAATATCAGGTAGAAAGAATTTTTGCGATTCTAAAATCTTCCTCATCCACCGATTTATCGTCTACAATTGCTTTTTTAATTGGCGTGTAAACCACCTTGTTATTGATCAAACCAGCCATGACATCGTATTTGCCTTGCAATAGACCTTCAACAGCTGCAACCCCTAATTTGGATGCAAGCAAACGGTCAAAGGAAGAAGGGGCTCCCCCTCTTTGCAGGTGACCCAGGATGGTCACTTTGATGTCATAAGATGGAAGGAATTTCTTTACTTTTTCAGCGATTTCACCTGCTCCACCACTTTTACCACCTTCTGCTACAATCACGATGTTGGAGGATTTTTTGGCTTTGGATCTAATCTTTAATTTGTCCACCAAATGGTCAATTGGCATCTTCTTTTCAGGAATCAAAATAGCGGCAGCAGCACTACCAATACCCGCATTGATGGCAATAAATCCAGCATCCCTACCCATTACTTCCACAAAGAATAGTCGATCATGTGAGGTGGCAGTATCCCTGATCTTGTCAATTGCCTCAATGGCTGTGTTGCAGGCAGTATCGAATCCAATGGTAGAATCCGTTCCTGATAGGTCATTGTCTATCGTGCCCGGTAATCCAATAGAAGGGATTCCAAATTCTTGGAAAAACAAGTGCGCCCCTGTTAAAGATCCATCTCCACCAATCACTACCAAGGCGTCAATTCCATGAGACTTGATGTTCTCATACGCTTTTTTTCTTCCTTCTGGAGTTCTGAATTCTGCACTTCTGGCTGATTTCAAGAAAGTGCCTCCTCGTTCCAAAACGTGGGTGATGTATTTGGAATCAAGTTTTTTTATGTCATTTTGAATGAGACCTTCGTATCCACGATAAATCCCATACATCTCCAAGTTATAGTAAAAACCTGCCCTTACAGCAGCTCTGATTGCAGCGTTCATTCCAGGTGAGTCGCCCCCGGAGGTCAATACGCCTATTTTCTTGATAGTCTTAGGTTCCATTAAAGGTTTGGGTTAAAGGCTTTTAAACATTAGTTCTGCAGAAGCAGGATTGGTAGCCAAAGGAATATTGTGCACGTCACATATTCTCATCAGCATTTGTACATCAGGTTCATGGGGATGCTTATCCAATGGGTCTCTAAAAAAGATGACCATATCTAACTCCTTTTGGGCTGCCATGGCTGCTATTTGGGCATCACCTCCAATTGGGCCAGATAGCAGTTTCTCTACGTTAAAGCCTGATTTTTCGATGTGAGATCCCGTTGTGCCCGTAGCAACAAGTTGTACGTCAACCATTTCGAGTTTTTCTCGAAACCTACTTAAAAAATGTACCATGTCGGCTTTCTTTCCGTCATGGGCGATTAGGGCAATTTTCATGTACAGGTATTAACAGGTTTGAAGCCAAAGTTAGAAAAAAATCTTTTTTTCCAACTTTGACGAAATTAAATAAACGTGAAATATTAAACTTTTAGCGACTTCTTTTGAAATTCCTTTTCTCAGGGTTAAGGCACAATTTTTTCCAAGTGAAACAGGAATGTATATTCCATTGCCAATTCTTTGAGCGCATTAAATCTACCTGAAGCTCCGCCATGTCCGGCATCCATATTGGTATGCAATAACAACAGGTTATTATCGGTCTTTAATTCACGAAGTTTTGCCACCCATTTGGTAGGCTCCCAATATTGTACCTGGCTATCATGGAGACCAGAGGTGACCAATAAATTGGGATAATCTTTTGCCGTGACATTATCATAAGGAGAATAGGATAGCATGTAATCGTAATATTCCTTGTCTTTCGGATTTCCCCATTCCTGAAACTCTCCGGTAGTTAATGGAATACTTTCATCCAACATGGTAGAGACCACATCCACAAATGGTACACTGGCTATGAGTCCATGGAAAAGATCCGGTCTCATGTTCATTACCGCTCCCATCAATAAACCTCCCGCACTTCCTCCCATGGCATATAAATGTGGAGTAGAAGTATACTTCTCCTCAATCAGGTGTTCTGCACAGGCTATGAAATCGGTAAACGTATTTTTCTTTTTCAGCATCTTTCCATCCTCGTACCAATGCCGTCCCATATCTTCTCCACCTCTAATGTGTGCTATCGCAAATACAAACCCTCTGTCCAAAAGGCTTAATCTGCTAGATGAAAAATAAGCTTCCGTACTAAAACCATACGAACCATAAGCATACAATAAGAGTGGACTCGATCCGTCTGGTCTAAAAAGCTCTTTTTTGTAAACAAGAGAAATAGGGACCATG is a genomic window containing:
- a CDS encoding BF3164 family lipoprotein; the encoded protein is MKIKFFLFILHTILLGSVSCSDREEVIEIVELKSKKFYFEEIKIPMLIQSKKGKLVVSEHPRIAPGLPLLHVVNGGDMTYEFSHGKVGFGPGELSDVSGFDLGSNDSTFWVYSAMEKRISEFSLFESSDLAKDQIKQPENFFKATDCLFLTDSTFLGMFVDSPHRLVEFGFDNDFEKGYGTLENFTARNDLDNYNLSQINSGWFRSNEDKSIFAIACIYYDKLEVFNSKTKEFKTIYGPDLEVFDFEVKYKTSGPSLLFPWEAPYQYRDIAITNDRIYALYGGISEPEISQTSEIARIIRVYDLDGNLLELYHLDRSLRSIELDIENEKIYGITTDSDPGIAFFKLP
- the pfkA gene encoding 6-phosphofructokinase, producing MEPKTIKKIGVLTSGGDSPGMNAAIRAAVRAGFYYNLEMYGIYRGYEGLIQNDIKKLDSKYITHVLERGGTFLKSARSAEFRTPEGRKKAYENIKSHGIDALVVIGGDGSLTGAHLFFQEFGIPSIGLPGTIDNDLSGTDSTIGFDTACNTAIEAIDKIRDTATSHDRLFFVEVMGRDAGFIAINAGIGSAAAAILIPEKKMPIDHLVDKLKIRSKAKKSSNIVIVAEGGKSGGAGEIAEKVKKFLPSYDIKVTILGHLQRGGAPSSFDRLLASKLGVAAVEGLLQGKYDVMAGLINNKVVYTPIKKAIVDDKSVDEEDFRIAKILST
- a CDS encoding methylglyoxal synthase, whose protein sequence is MKIALIAHDGKKADMVHFLSRFREKLEMVDVQLVATGTTGSHIEKSGFNVEKLLSGPIGGDAQIAAMAAQKELDMVIFFRDPLDKHPHEPDVQMLMRICDVHNIPLATNPASAELMFKSL